The DNA region TCATTgctaaaacaaaaaattgttacgTTAACAACATCTGAAGAATATTTCTGACAAATTTCAAACTTAtctaattttcgagttgccaaaCATCCCTTGTGAGTATTTTTAAAGTGTTTTCATTCTTCGAGCTTGACGAAGTGCCccttgaaattttttcaaaattgattaaaGATCAATTCGTTAAGATTGATTAAATATTGATGGACTTTCACATTCAGGTTCACTTAAGTACGTTTTCTTCAACGACAAGTCTATCATCTACGAACTGAAGCGTTCCAACCCCATGGTGCACTATATCGGTGTACTAGAACCTGAATACTACGAGGCAGACGTTGATGTGATCCCCATAACGTACCCGTTCGCTGGCAGCCATATTTGGTGGCCCATCGCGCAAACCGACTCCCTCAAGTTGAACTTCGACTTCAAAAGTTCGAAGCCTGTAGCGGTGGTCGCATCTGGGGACGTGAGAAGTAACCGTGGCCTTGGATACTGGGAGGTAACTCACTACAATTATTATACTAAAACTATTATCAAACGACCACTTCATTTTGGTCTCCCTATACAAGAAAAAGCACAATGATCAATCCCCACAGCTGACCGTTTCGATTGAATGGACCCCAACAGTTTTACTCAAATGTGCCATTATACAGGGCGTCCCAAAAATGTTGTAGGTGCTTGAAATGAACGAATCGTAGGGTgatttaaaataactttttcggagaacattttcgctaaagaaaaagttgtttcaaatcaccccatcAGTCACCCCTTTCAACCACCTAGAACATTCTTGAGACATCCTGTACTCACCAAACTGGCTGAAGATTGTAAGCTTGTGCTGCTAGCCCAGAAGTCGCTAACCATCCATCAAATCTCTGCCCAGCCTACCAGGCAACCCGACTAACACAAGCCACTAACTCGTGTGTCCTCAGCTGCGCCTGGTCAACGACGAAATCCGTTTCCAACTGATCCCAGTGGTGTCCGAGAACATTACGGTCTCAGCGGCCGTTAAGTTTCCACCTTACAACACATCCTGGCACGCGGTTGAGCTCAACTACACTAAAGGGGAACTGAGTGTCCTGGTGGACTACAGGAACAAGCAGAGCAAGCTGTTCTCCATGACGTTTGAGCTGGGCGACAAAGTGATCATCGGCAGCGGGAAGAGCAATGCAGGTAAGTCCGAGTCCTAACAGAATCAGAAACCATGTGGACGCCATGCTTCTCGACAGGCCTGGTCGGCTGTATGCGCGAGATACGAGTGAACGACGAGAGAATAGAGCCCAGATACGTGGTGAACACCGAGAGGGTGATCGGAGAAGTGGCTCTGGACAACTGCCAGTTCGTGGACCCCTGCACCAGGCCCAACACTTGCGAGCACGGGGGCAAGTGTTCGGTGAAGGAGGACAGAATCACCTGCGACTGTACCGACACTGGCTATATCGGTAAAAATTGTCACTTCGGTGAGTGAACGGTGGATATCGTTGAATAAATCGGAGACTACCATTCAGCAACGCAAGGAGATTATGTACGTCGCCTGGTCCTTTTCAGCTCAATACAGAAAGACCTGCGAGGAACTAGCTTTACTAGGCTACACCCAAGACGACGTCTACAAGATCGACATCGATGGAAACGGCAGGTTCCCGCCTGCCCTCGTGAAATGCGAGTTCCAGTCCATCGAGGACTCGACCAAGACGATAGTGGAGCACAACCTGCCGTCCCAGGTGGACGTCAGGTCCATCGCTGAGTCTGATTTCTCGTTCAACATCAAGTACAGACAGTTCACCGCGGAGATGCTCCAGGAACTGATCTCGCACTCGCTGTACTGCAGCCAGTACGTGAAATACGATTGCTACAAGGCTCCCCTGGAGTTGCACAGCGCCACGTGGTTCCTCAGTTCCAAGGGAACCACCGTGGACTACATCGGGAACGTCAACAGGGGGTCTTGCCCGTGTGGAAGTGAGTGCTGATACCCTCGATGATGTTAACAGTCTTTTAGCTTTTTACTGTGGGTTCTAATAGATACTGGCTTTCTTAATCGCTACTTGTGGCATTGCGCAGTGAACAGGACCTGCGTCGACCCGAATCTGAGTTGCAACTGTGACGTTTCCGCTGGAACCGCTGGCAAGTGGCTGTCTGACGAAGGCTACTATGAAACACCGGATTCCTTGGGCATCACGGGGATGGTGTTCTTGCAACAGAGGGAACTCGAAGAGGATGCTCAGGGGCGGATTACTTTGGGGCCACTGGAGTGTGTTGAAACGAGTGAGTGGTCTTATCAGTTGAAAGAGGGAATTGCAGCAGTGCCCTGTTAGGTGGTCGTCGCTAGccccaccacttcttggaactAGCTTCCTACCGATTTAAGACCTCCCTATCTCATACCGGGTATCGATATCTTATTCACACTTAATATTTCTCACTCTCTTACTCGAGTTCTTGGAAGATCCCTCCCCAGATAGATTACTAGATATGTTCGCGCACCCCGGTCAGGAAACTTCAACTGAACTCCACTGTTCCAACTTTTCAGACACGCAGAAGTACGTGGTCACATTCACGACGTCGCAATCCTACATCGAAGTGCCTGGTTGGAGAAAGGGTGACATAGCCTTCAGCTTTCGAACGACAGGCGAGAAAGCCATCCTGCTGTACCAACCGCCCATCAGAAGCAACTATCCCTCATTCATGGTGGCGCTCACCTCCGAGTATCGTTTGACCTTCAACTTCACCCTCAACACTGGCACCATCAGGGAGCTGGAGGTGAAGAGCAGAAGGAAATTGAACAACGGCGAGTGGCAGAAGATCTGGATCGACTACAACGACTATCACGTCAGGTTCATGATCAACACTGACTTCCAAATGGTAGACCTGCTGCCTGAGGAGGAGTTCGGGCCGTTTGAGGGCTCCATGTTCATAGGTGGAGCTACTGCGTGAGTACTTTTTGTGGAAATACTAGGTACATCAATGGGGAAGCGATCTTGACAGAAATTAGCAAGGAGGAAGATTTGGTTACtgagtaattattttctagaTACTTCATACCGCATAGGAGCCAAAGCCCCCAAGGGTGCAAGTCCCTATCATCCCTTTTCTAATAAACACAAGGACCTACTTCCCCCGTGTTTCGGAGATATCTGATATACTGTCGAATCATAACTACGACTTGATTTAAAAGACCAAAGGGAATCCCAACCCATGCATACTTCTATGAAGCAGAGAGAGGATTCCCCTAGTCTAACCCAGACTTCTGACTTCCTCGTTACTCCATTAAGCCTGCATAGGGCTGTTACGATCACAGAAAGCACCCAGTCGAGACTCTTGCAAGGTCTCAGCACTGGTGAGCCAGCTCGGGTACCCCGGGATCGCCGGTTCCCGTCTTGGATACCTGTTTTTGGGGTATAATCACCCATAGAACAAGCCTCAAGCACTTAGTGTTTTCTCCTACGCGATTTTGCACATTTCACATGTGAGCTATTATTCCTCAGGGAACACTTGAGAACTTCGTCAGTTCGTCAAGGTCTCATCGGCTGTTTCCGCGGTCTGGTAGTGAATGGCGAGATCCTGGACATTCACAGCTACATGTCCGTCCACCTGTCCGAGATTATCAAGGACTGCAAGCCCTCCTGCCAACCGAACAAGTGCCAGAACGGTGCCAGGTGCGTAGAACTCTGGAGCAACTTCGAGTGCGTCTGCGAGAACAGATGGGCTCACCTTGGCACCTATTGCGAGAGGAGTAAGCTTCTGCACCAAATTTCGAGTAACCGGCGTGACAATTCGTTCCCCGATTAACGAGGCCCCATTTCCCTCAACCAGACATCAACAGCAAGGCGCTGACGTTCACGTCGCAGGGGGCCTACCTGAAGAAGAACTACTTTGGCacggacgaagaggacgaagagaaaCTGCTGCTCAAGAGCATACTGTTGCAGAACATACTGATCAACCTGAGGACCTACGACACTCATTCATTGATCCTGTACGCCAACGATCACCTGAATAACTTCGCTCACCTCTACATCTCAAACGGGACGAGTATAGTCTATCTATTCAACGCTGGCAATGAGATCAAGAACATCACCATGGAGTATCCAGGTAATCGAGGATGCCCTATCTCAAACACCCACTTTGAAGTCTTTATCTAACCACAATACACCTGGTCCAGACGTGAACACAGGGATCTCCGTGCAGATCGCGATAATTCGAAACGAGAAGTCGACAACCCTACACGTGAACGAGTACAACATCACCGTGAACGCCACGCCTGTGCTACTGGACACGTACTCGAACAAGCCTTGGGTAAATCCAGAGAAGGAAGTGCTGGCGCCTCAGAGGCCACCAGCACCGCCTACTAGCTACTTCCAGGTGAGACTTTGGCCTTTCAAGTCGAACCGAATGTACGCAATGATCAGCGATCTTACATAGGTGAATCTAGGGGGCTTCGACACGGACGACCTGCTGAGGGTCGGCAAAGAGGGTGTGCTGATAAAGGGCTACGTTGGCTGTCTACGCGGGCTGATGATCGGGGAGTATCTGGTGGACCTGCCGAGCCTGGCTAACGAAGCGAATCACGAGGGGAGCAAGGGGGTACTTCCGAACTGCCAGATGAAGTGTGACGCTGTGCCTTGCAAGAACCTGGGGATCTGCACGGAGGATTTCGGTAGACAGGAGTCATCGTGCAACTGCGAGCTGACGTCCTATTTTGGGGAACACTGTGCTGATGGTACGTACTCAGACGTTTAAAGGGGAATTGTAGTTCGAGTCGCTTGCACCAGCTAGATGATCCAACCAGGCTAGCTATCAGAGCTTTAACAACTTTCGTGTTCACTAACGTGAAGTTTGCATGGTCTGTTAGAGAAGGGAGCAGACTTCAGCGGCGAAAGTGTCCTCCAACGTGAATTCGACCTGGTTGGCGAGGTGACCCAGGTGAAGGTTCAGCTGGCGTTCTCCACGAACGAACTCCGTCAGCGGACGACAGCTCTTTTGCTGCTGCAAACTGAGAACAAGTAAGCTCTCGGCGATCCTTTCCTGTTCGAGCCCTGGATGTCTTTCGAGAACCTTTTCTTTCCAGAAGAAGCTACTACTTGCTGGTTGCCATGACGTCTGAAGGCCAGCTGATATTCGAGGAGGACCGAGAGGGTTCCGCTTATGGGGTACGCCTCAACGATAGGAACTTCCTCAATGGCGCCAGGCACAGTGTCTACTACGATCGTGATAACAATACAGCCACTCTATTGGTACGTTCTTCGCGTTTCTCTACGTATACCAGGTCACAGTGGATGTTGTGGTCGCGTTGCCGGCAGATATTGTTGGAAATCCGTTTTTCCgcttgcagatcgatcgtgagCCAGTACAGCTGCTGCCTATCCCAGTGCTTAACCTGggagacgacgaagacgagagTCCGGGTGTCACAGAGATACAATTGGGCGGGCTGAACACGACGGACTCGCGGTTCAGCGCGTACAAAGGCTACACCGGGTGTCTCAGCAGTGAGTGGCGCGCTTAATTCATTATTCTAAAACGAAAGTCTGCGATCCCATTACCGATCATCCACAGTAACGTGCGATCGCCGTTCTAATAGGATACTGTCTTTCTTATGTTAGACAAAACGATCGTCAGCCACATTGCGAATTCGAAATGACGGATACCCTCTTCTTGTAGACGTCGTGGTATCGATCAACGGAGGCCCTGGCATGAAGCCACTCGAGGAATATATGCTATTTACGAAACAGGGAAGCGAAACCGTCAGGGCGACGATACCTGCCGGCGTCAGGAGCGCTCAGTGCGCTGTCTTTCACGCACAGCCACGCGGCCTCGACCCACCTAGGAACGACAGCGTGGTAAGGAACCACATACCTATCCTTTTATCAGGGCAGTTAAGCTTCCCACTGTCCACCACCACAGTGGAATGTGAAATGACCGTTCACAGGTAGCAAATGATCTCTGATAGATCTGCCTGTTAATAACATCACAGTAGTTACACTGGTCTACATTAACACTTCTGTTTTTCACCATCTTCTCATCGTAACACCAATATTTCCACCTAATATTAGCAAAGCGAATCAAGACCTTCGGATCCCTAAAGTGCAAGCTTCCTAGAGAACAAGTAGAAAGTCCAATTTAATTCTTGTGTACTAGTTAGTAGCTTAGGCCCACCAGCTAGGAAAGATCTTAAGGGAGCTGAAATTTTCTGTCAAAGGGTCGTGACAGAGCCTGGGTGGAGGATCCACCAGAGAGGGTACTGTACAAGTCTCAGTATTCCGACACGACACAGGAGGAGCAGGGTGCTGGTACTTACATCTTCATCGCTCTGTGTTGCGTGTTTGTGACAGCGGTGATTGGCTGTATCTATGAGGTCTGGCGAAGCGCCAGGAAAGACCGACGTCGTGGAGGAGCATCTGGAGCTGCAGCAGCAGCGACAGTGCCTGCTTCTACCTCCCAAAGATGGCAGTCGCAACAGTACACAGAGCCGCTGGCAGGTGGCGTGAAAACGGTGGGCTTCAAAAACGTGAATGAAGATGAAAAGAGACCTAATGGCACTCACATGAAGCCCCAGAGCAAAGATTACAAACCACTGCCCAACGCTGAGTCAAAAGACTTAATTAATGATAAAAAGGTTCATATAAAAGGTACGTTCACTGAAGCGTGTGCTTTCTTTTGGAATTTAAAGTTTGGCTCGAGGTAACAGCAAGCGAGCTGATACTTGGAGGGTGTTCTTCGTTACTTTCTGGTCTACTTGATTCGGCATAGCTCTGAGCAAATCGATTGAGGCTCATCACTTTGTTAATCTATTGAAAGATTAGGTGATGTGCCATACAAGTCCCTTTATAAGTAAATGCTTTGACAAAATGATTTGCAaacttaataatttaaatccCAGTTTGAGAAtcgtgtttttaaaatattcccttCGCTCTTGAACAACTGTGTTTCTATTTAAGGGATTTCTCAAAGAAACATTGTTTCTATCTTACAGCAGATGACGAATCAGAGAAGGAGGAACTCCTAGGGGTAAATACAGGCATCATCACTAAACCTCCGAAACCAAATCCATtcgtaaagattttttcttttttttataagaattacATATTAAGTTCCAAGTGGCATGCAAAGTGGATCATACATTTTTCTGTCATTGTAACTCTTCGAACACACATGTATGATGTCTAATAATTAAATCGACTGAAGAGTTTTCTTTCAAAAGTCACTGTGTCTACTTTGCAGGCTCGCTCTGAAAAGCTTAACAAGATTTTGAAATGAACACTGACCTAATAATTTAGCTGTAACTGTTTATACATATCTAGTTGATCGAAATTTTGACTGATATTTTTTAGCTTGAGTTGCCAATTTTCCATACAAATGTGCAGAACTAAatactaaatatttaatattgtaGTTGAAGTAGTGCATACAGATATAATtaatcgtaaatttattaataatctgtttcttttttaaatacaacTTTTAAGTACAGTGATAATCACAAGAATGTTTAAAAGGTGAATGGTAACAAATTTACCACGATTTGATGCAAAAGAACCTCTTTAGGTCAGAAAGAATTTGGGGATTCCAAATTTCATGATACCAACATAACAGATAAAATTTAGTATTACAGAACTTACATGCACACATAGAAGCACCACTTTTGGACTTCCTGTTGATCATTACTGTAGATACATTTTACTTGCTATATTTTAAATGTTAcaataattcaataaaaaatatattacatcaGAAATCTCAAAGATTGTTTGAGCTTAGACATTGAATAATATCGATTATGAGTATTAAATCCTTCCCTTATAGTCAATGGAGGATCTCCAAGAAGAACCAGAACTAGAGGaacgcgaagaagaagaagcaggtgAAGAGTATGAAGAAGAAGCGGGTGAAGAatacgaagaggacgaagacgaagatgaagaaggagaagaagacgaTTCGAAAGTACAGCATGAGGATGAGAAGGAAAGCGATCAACCGAAAACGGAAAATACTGATGACAATGATTTTGTGAAGTCGGTAAGAAAAACAAAAAGTTATTCCTTGAATAGATAGATCTTTAATATTTAGGAGTCTTCTGTGAAATTTTCtcttatataaaaagaaattaaacctCTATATTCGAAGGCTGTTGAAGCACTAAAAATTATGTTACAAGGTGAATTATTtctgaaatataaatttattcacttaaataaataatgtggGAAAAGTTGATTACAGAAGACTGCAGTAATTCATAATCATCAAATACAGTTCATATTCAATTTTGCCATGTTCAAGGACTGACCTCGATTCTACTTAAGAATAAATATCTTCACATCCGTTtgatatattcattaatactgCGATGCGACGCACCAATGTTGTTCGTTCCTATTATCACGCACTTGTTATTATTTATCTTTGTCAGCTTTGTCTGTTCTTCTCATCTCTCCCCCCATAAATGTGCAATATTGATTATACTATAAAAGCACCAAATAAAACacccttgaaaaaaaaaactatttccgGAACATTGTGAGAGCTCACTCCTTGAAACCCTCATGAACCGAATTGTTGCCAAAAGCCACTTAGAGAACAAAATTGAGAAACCTGAAAGTGCTAAATGCGGAGAGCATAATCACGAACGTGTGATACTTGCAGACAGAAAATTCGTCTAGGATAAGCATTGAGGACAACGATCAATCATTAGACACCAGTCCCAAACACGATGACGTAAAAATACTTTACGAAGTCTAGAGGTATCATTATTATCGCAGAGCTTGTTGCATCACTCCTTTCTACATTCTCTACCTTGCCATCTAATTCCGGGAAAATATAATCCACGTTTGCATGTTGTATTGGAAAAACTTTCACCAGCTTACGGCTCGAGTTATCTATAATTTATTTTCCGCATGTTGCATTTTCCCTGAATTCCTTTTACCACCGGAAACCTCAACATATTTTATATTGAATTTTCACCCTATTTAGGAGAACACGTGTAATAGTATGGGACAGCGATTGACAATCAAAGATTCGTCTTCAGGTCAGTACTAGCTGTATTGAACACTGAAACTATTTTGTCTGATTAATCAcaagtagaattaattacagTTTAACCATTCTTTCATAATCTAAATGTAGACTTAGAATTGGCGAGCTTGGAATTAGAAAGACCAAATTCTCACCTATGAACAGACAAAATACATTTTGTATTCATTATTAATTGAATTTAATCTCTGCTTACAAGgagagtttcccaggtgtctgcctccgattactttggtttttagatatgtattttcatattAAGTTTTACTCagcacaattttgtaccccttacGAACTTtgtggggtggtttcaccccctaaacatgcaaactgatcgaaataaaaagacacctctttcttattttttggtcctctaaaacatatccaaaaaccgaagcAATCCGAGTCGAACACCTGGGAAACTCTCCTTGTTATATAGTTAAAATGAAACAGATTTTAGTGCTCGTTTTCAACTTTCTAGATGCTCCGAGGCCTTTGATTATCAATCTACAGCCTATCTTTCTGTCAGACGATCGGAGAACATTTGGGAGTCCACTAAATTATCTTGGGGCTACGAAATTCCATCCGAGAAACAGAAACTCCATAGAATCAGTATTGTCTCTGGATTAATCGCTTTTTCGTTAAAATCCCTCGTAAAATCGTAAGCGAATTGAAAAACTTGTATTTCATATCCTATATTAAGCGTTGAACGACAATTACCAGATCCGAAaggttttaatacttttcgatcgaaaaatggaaatatacACGGTAATTTGTGAggaatataaatttttctttgtcagaatataaaaatatgtaatttctTTTACAAATTACCCTGTATCTGAAATATCTGTGTACTTTTTAATGCAAAGGATCAAGACCGATTTTTAACGAACCCTCGAATTTCAAATTCTCCCGCGGCGCGGTGCCGCGTTACCGAAAAACGCGCGAAACGCTCTCCCAACGACGATGTGAAATTTTGATGACTGAGTGATTGAATATGATGCGAGCAGAgttattgcataaaaatgtaTACACGATACATGGGAACAAACGACtagattaaatattttaatataggtTCTTTGTTCATGAACGCAAcattgtaatataatttattttagaaataaGTAGCACATACCCATCGAAGAATGTAGATTGAGACCAGCAAGAGATATTTTCCGTCTGCTCTCTGCGTTGAATGTCGATCGGAAGGGGAACTTGTTCATTTTTGACGCCATAACTGaaggaaagtaataaaattatttctgataCGTTCGTGGTTTTACATTGGCATTCCTGTGAATATTTCTGGACTTACATGGTAGTATggcgcgaactgacgccagcgccaagccagccgagtggccccaacgcgaagcaaaccacggccaaccagcgtcgccgagaaatagattgtcgacgctggttagcCGTGAttagcttcgcgttggggccactcggctggcttggcgctggcgtcagttcgcgcaccactaaccaccgctcctgtaggtgtttcccccccatcactgcggccccatagCGTCTAAGGCcgatattcatagtcgctacttgttcttaagcaaatgcttaagtattcggcattctttactagctactaggttaatagaggatgccgcatacttaagcatttgcttaaaaatatgTAGCAACTATGTATACCGACCTAAATCTGCATATCACTCCTcttcagggatcggcgggcttaagttACGCTGGATGGAGGGAGAAACACGTACAGGAGCGGTGCTTACATGTGCATGAACTGCcctgcgtcagtcacgtacCATTACCTTCGCTCCTGTAGGCGTTACCCCcagggggccaagcttccctcttacgaaagttgaagcagagtttgtagcgcctcctaccaatgaggtgcgtactaaactgtgaatgtgtgaattggtgcgaatcgggacgtatgtgtatgtgtatacgtgtaatgtaccgtttactttaaaacctgtccacggatcgtcgcgccagcgacacgtatgcagcagatagaaggataaacgttgaaattgaatatttcttcttttcttaggaaaagaaaatatattcaattgctttgtatatccttctatctgctgcatacgcgtcactgacgcgacaatccatggtcagacggccttagaaagggtaaaccagggaaagtgaggatacttcctcgtgtctgcgccaaacatttctaaatgacgacggtcgtcatggtaacatttcaccaacgtcgaaaggttgtgtgtcgtgctcactgatacacgtaggtatgtgtgtgtgatgtacctagcgcctcctaccaatacggtgctaactaaacgggaaaacttcagccaaacaaagacggcttggtccccctgggtggcacagaaccttccttaaaatgtaggcctatcttacctacgctttgtctaaatctatatcttctttttggtaaaagaagaatttggtcccctgctacggaaagactgtaagaatgacgcataacacctctagggccggtatgaacgtgacgcggtagtcagactgtccattttcccaatttttgataaccacaaaccgaaccaacaaatttgctcatgaagaatcaccactaacatatcgaattgacaagctgtgtatttaaaagcagtctagcacaccacttttacctgtcacatcgcttatcgtttcgacgttgtgaaaacgagtattaagattcgaatcgtttattttattattacgtttaaagaaataggaaagaagatacaataaacaaaagttccttaaaataatgcaaggaaatgtgaaaagaataaaataatgttgagaaggaagttgatgtattcaacatcttgtactgatgtcgataattccaattatacttgttataaagtaattatgtataaggattgtgcaggtgtgaaataaaaaaatttaataaatttaaccgagaatacctcgtccgtggtcgcattcaactttatcgatacagaatcgtttacgggagcacagacgaggtataggatagacctatcaaccaatgcatttttctgtcaccggtttgggggagtcctagaaccaccttaccatttttgtgtcgcatgcaacgttaccgatgaagctacgaaacagattgtaacgctacgtgtggtaggaattagaattcaagaagtcagtcgaaacccgcgatttacaaatgattctgttagagtaacaatttaaagatcgttttataaacgtattccgtgcaacgaccgagaaagaaggatcgcaacaaaacaagaacacatacgccttttaaccttgctattctattcaggtttatttaacgccaaacaaatttatttaacataaaaatttatataaacaacaacattatttgtggaagacatgtgttcatgagttcaaaatcatcgaagaaatcgacgaaatgaaataaatcacgcaaaaccatcgaagaaatgcatgaaatagaataaatcatgtaaaaccatcgaagaaatacctacctgaaagagaataaaattctgattagatgtctagaccgaaccaaactcactgaatgtaagtttcgctcgatctggacccttaaactagatcgtaggctttagcttgatatcgttttgcaagtcgcaatgcttgagaaacgttaccaaggaaccgggcacaccaacgcggaggtacctacgaaagtgacccatcccgaaacaaacaccgatcccatccaccctccatttcaataaactcatcgcgtccgtcattgcttgcaatgagggaaacgatgatttgactctactattagtgacaaccgcgaacgcgaaagcgaaatcgaaagagagatagactgacgattatcgtcgatctctctgcacttatacaaggtactcgtattctacattctacagcatgcatgcaagaacatcttagctagctaccaagctagcataattctaggccctctctagggcccacgagctaggccctctctagggcccatgactaggaccctctctagggcctatgccgaaggccctctctagggcccatgactaggaccctctctagggcccatgattaggaccctctctagggcccacgagctaggccctctctagggcccatgactaggaccctctctagggcctatgccgaaggccctctctagggcccctgttctgggccctctctagggcccacaagctaggtcctttctaggacctaaaataccaagcagctgaaaattgaagctaatcgaaaattttactttactttcgcgatgaaaaagcaattagagcaccggtgctctggacaaatttccgatacgcaaaaggttgattttactttcgcgacgaaaaatcaacacgagcttccgtgctctgtataaatcatagatccgcaaaaatttgactgtaaattcgcggtaataaaactctacacaagagccgcggcgctcttgaaaatatatggacgcgaaaaaagcgtggactctacgatcgcattaccggcgaccataaaagatcttgctggaatgcaagattgctaggaagactagtttcattgagacccatttcaaaaaatttcgcggtgactctacttgacttgatcgatccgattattttacgaattattattaatcgatataaaattgtaagaatcgcgagcaacgattgtattggtttatctattatttttattttgagacagacacatgcatgtcactatctacgagtaccttgtatggtcagctctatcgatgctgct from Andrena cerasifolii isolate SP2316 chromosome 13, iyAndCera1_principal, whole genome shotgun sequence includes:
- the Axo gene encoding axotactin isoform X7; amino-acid sequence: MFGESKQAAMSEQNKRIFRVLVWANVYVYAMVLANVTDSSELDLSDDLDMFTTTKRTFPDRCLVKTEPGPCKQYVHKWTFNKTEGKCRMFPYGGCLGNENRFNSEAECLHYCVGGPEHTLPPYLVTKGSVFVTSTTTTSTLPSTTVTTPRPTFAPPEPTRPPVPKYKRGKELTFMESGYEKTFMFAQSNTFIQLDGPGIKPFQLRLCREISFKFRTKLPHGLLVYHSVKDRPESLDPYALYVIVEKGQLKVVHVFGKRSTSLTVGEGLNRDEWHSVLVRIDVHGAKLIARVDDQQEETTLKVLEHVVNYGVSEELASVVLIGGLSSEERLHGVKYIIESFVGCIRDMVLSSGKSASDLLPIQPLIATKHENVQEGCIDKCRTRENLCFISSQCVNHYNSLTCDCFGTKYEGERCDVYTATILTLRGSSYVSFRVYDWKDRVHSSVNRISLAFKTKWEDSALFYASGEIDGTPHYVAASIMNGSVHVELDFGHNSKIIAVLGDYVTSNHWNNLTIFHNGTLVFVSLDDEIKVLEVPGENYNMIIDPEIYIGGGPELHKRKGLLSHNNFAGSLKYVFFNDKSIIYELKRSNPMVHYIGVLEPEYYEADVDVIPITYPFAGSHIWWPIAQTDSLKLNFDFKSSKPVAVVASGDVRSNRGLGYWELRLVNDEIRFQLIPVVSENITVSAAVKFPPYNTSWHAVELNYTKGELSVLVDYRNKQSKLFSMTFELGDKVIIGSGKSNAGLVGCMREIRVNDERIEPRYVVNTERVIGEVALDNCQFVDPCTRPNTCEHGGKCSVKEDRITCDCTDTGYIGKNCHFAQYRKTCEELALLGYTQDDVYKIDIDGNGRFPPALVKCEFQSIEDSTKTIVEHNLPSQVDVRSIAESDFSFNIKYRQFTAEMLQELISHSLYCSQYVKYDCYKAPLELHSATWFLSSKGTTVDYIGNVNRGSCPCGMNRTCVDPNLSCNCDVSAGTAGKWLSDEGYYETPDSLGITGMVFLQQRELEEDAQGRITLGPLECVETNTQKYVVTFTTSQSYIEVPGWRKGDIAFSFRTTGEKAILLYQPPIRSNYPSFMVALTSEYRLTFNFTLNTGTIRELEVKSRRKLNNGEWQKIWIDYNDYHVRFMINTDFQMVDLLPEEEFGPFEGSMFIGGATAEHLRTSSVRQGLIGCFRGLVVNGEILDIHSYMSVHLSEIIKDCKPSCQPNKCQNGARCVELWSNFECVCENRWAHLGTYCERNINSKALTFTSQGAYLKKNYFGTDEEDEEKLLLKSILLQNILINLRTYDTHSLILYANDHLNNFAHLYISNGTSIVYLFNAGNEIKNITMEYPDVNTGISVQIAIIRNEKSTTLHVNEYNITVNATPVLLDTYSNKPWVNPEKEVLAPQRPPAPPTSYFQVNLGGFDTDDLLRVGKEGVLIKGYVGCLRGLMIGEYLVDLPSLANEANHEGSKGVLPNCQMKCDAVPCKNLGICTEDFGRQESSCNCELTSYFGEHCADEKGADFSGESVLQREFDLVGEVTQVKVQLAFSTNELRQRTTALLLLQTENKRSYYLLVAMTSEGQLIFEEDREGSAYGVRLNDRNFLNGARHSVYYDRDNNTATLLIDREPVQLLPIPVLNLGDDEDESPGVTEIQLGGLNTTDSRFSAYKGYTGCLSNKTIVSHIANSK